One part of the Pieris napi chromosome 4, ilPieNapi1.2, whole genome shotgun sequence genome encodes these proteins:
- the LOC125048850 gene encoding WW domain-binding protein 2 isoform X1, giving the protein MSLNTAHADHGVLIHAGECIILFSDNVTLELYGNDTPQFKGPKNGRMYLTTHRMIYNSKNNTDAVRSFSFPFVALQDVTVEQPMFSANFIKGKIHAQPNGNFIGEVKFKLTFKSGGAIEFGTAMLKAAHLASRHSNPNAPPPPYTPPSGPWYAAAPPAYAPPPQGYYGWVPPYSAFPDQPAPNSVFVSNSPPPYPGVMGAAYPQGTGFSGSDATGGSGYPNAPPSYPGNGNPPGYPGNNPPAAGFAGGFVPPPGMSSSEAKAAEAAQSAYYDPNRPQTAYVPPPYNDQPPTYQESTSKKEN; this is encoded by the exons atgtcTCTTAATACAGCTCATGCTGATCATGGTGTACTCATACACGCCGGAGAATG TATCATATTGTTCTCTGACAATGTAACCTTGGAATTATACGGCAATGACACCCCACAATTCAAAGGTCCCAAAAATGGACGTATGTACCTTACAACCCACAGGATGATATATAactctaaaaataatactgaTGCAGTGAGATCTTTCAGTTTCCCATTTGTTGCATTGCAAGAT gtaacAGTAGAACAACCAATGTTTAGTGCAAATTTCATCAAGGGAAAAATACATGCTCAACCAAATGGAAATTTTATTGGTGAAGTGAAGTTTAAGCTCACATTTAAATCCGGTGGGGcaattgaatttggaacagCAATGCTGAAAGCTGCACATTTGg CATCCCGTCACTCCAACCCAAATGCGCCCCCGCCGCCTTACACTCCACCCAGTGGGCCATGGTACGCAGCTGCGCCGCCCGCTTACGCCCCACCACCGCAAGGTTACTATGGCTGGGTCCCGCCTTACTCT GCTTTTCCCGACCAACCAGCACCAAACTCTGTATTTGTATCAAACAGTCCCCCTCCATACCCTGGCGTGATGGGTGCTGCATACCCGCAAGGTACCGGATTCTCGGGCAGTGATGCAACAGGTGGGTCCGGATATCCCAACGCACCTCCAAGTTACCCGGGTAACGGAAACCCACCTGGATATCCGGGTAACAATCCACCCGCGGCAGGTTTTGCAGGAGGTTTTGTACCTCCACCTGGAATGTCTTCAAGTG aAGCAAAAGCCGCTGAAGCTGCGCAAAGCGCTTATTATGATCCCAACAGACCGCAAACAGCCTATGTTCCACCTCCATATAAT gatCAACCCCCGACCTATCAGGAATCAACGTCGAAAAAAGAGAACTAG
- the LOC125048850 gene encoding WW domain-binding protein 2 isoform X2, with the protein MYLTTHRMIYNSKNNTDAVRSFSFPFVALQDVTVEQPMFSANFIKGKIHAQPNGNFIGEVKFKLTFKSGGAIEFGTAMLKAAHLASRHSNPNAPPPPYTPPSGPWYAAAPPAYAPPPQGYYGWVPPYSAFPDQPAPNSVFVSNSPPPYPGVMGAAYPQGTGFSGSDATGGSGYPNAPPSYPGNGNPPGYPGNNPPAAGFAGGFVPPPGMSSSEAKAAEAAQSAYYDPNRPQTAYVPPPYNDQPPTYQESTSKKEN; encoded by the exons ATGTACCTTACAACCCACAGGATGATATATAactctaaaaataatactgaTGCAGTGAGATCTTTCAGTTTCCCATTTGTTGCATTGCAAGAT gtaacAGTAGAACAACCAATGTTTAGTGCAAATTTCATCAAGGGAAAAATACATGCTCAACCAAATGGAAATTTTATTGGTGAAGTGAAGTTTAAGCTCACATTTAAATCCGGTGGGGcaattgaatttggaacagCAATGCTGAAAGCTGCACATTTGg CATCCCGTCACTCCAACCCAAATGCGCCCCCGCCGCCTTACACTCCACCCAGTGGGCCATGGTACGCAGCTGCGCCGCCCGCTTACGCCCCACCACCGCAAGGTTACTATGGCTGGGTCCCGCCTTACTCT GCTTTTCCCGACCAACCAGCACCAAACTCTGTATTTGTATCAAACAGTCCCCCTCCATACCCTGGCGTGATGGGTGCTGCATACCCGCAAGGTACCGGATTCTCGGGCAGTGATGCAACAGGTGGGTCCGGATATCCCAACGCACCTCCAAGTTACCCGGGTAACGGAAACCCACCTGGATATCCGGGTAACAATCCACCCGCGGCAGGTTTTGCAGGAGGTTTTGTACCTCCACCTGGAATGTCTTCAAGTG aAGCAAAAGCCGCTGAAGCTGCGCAAAGCGCTTATTATGATCCCAACAGACCGCAAACAGCCTATGTTCCACCTCCATATAAT gatCAACCCCCGACCTATCAGGAATCAACGTCGAAAAAAGAGAACTAG
- the LOC125048881 gene encoding proline-rich extensin-like protein EPR1 has product MEESKKRVHGTKVSKIANIFQGMPSRDDEDMRGTDVTVVRTESHLARFNNARALFEKLGEENRGFRIEKSPSAAASFAGTRGVSPGAPSRSRSSSAGSVSPPRSHGPPTVPYASAINGDKLSNGAAQPPPKPVKPSVLPKPEKPDRRFNKELIEKQRNWTSHFNKSRPAKTENEKIENKFLAQDRKSPEDTDRYVVPSRVYTPPLSPGAIDTHLERPTTLPTALVNRSVPVAKSPSPVKNVAPVLPSPRSNSAKSPTVRSSPSPKAEIHSAVIQITETRSLVTPEKDDVREIKPLPRTDMYSHSAKVVERVSTITTSTIVSSSEGNVSPIKFHKILPSPPIRMPRSPPPPVPDDKSAHNDSISPVTSLPEEFSPPLESLDEKIDKEKAVDKSPVSSPKIILADDEPRVQCNIEEVKVFEKRDLRSRFRCSGAASAQLLD; this is encoded by the exons ATGGAGGAGAGCAAAAAACGTGTACACGGCACTAAAGTTTCAAAAATAGCAAATATATTTCAAGGAATGCCTTCTAGAGACGACGAAGACATGCGAGGAACCGACGTTACGGTTGTGAGGACTGAGAGCCATTTGGCTAGGTTTAATAATGCTCGCGCGTTATTTGAAAAGTTAGGTGAAGAAAATCGTGGTTTCCGGATCGAAAAGTCACCTTCTGCTGCTGCCAGTTTCGCTGGAACACGCGGAGTATCACCAGGTGCTCCGTCCCGCTCTCGGTCCAGCTCTGCCGGCTCCGTGAGTCCGCCTCGAAGTCATGGCCCTCCGACTGTGCCATACGCCTCTGCAATTAATGGAGACAAATTGTCAAATGGTGCTGCACAACCGCCACCAAAACCAGTCAAACCTAGTGTGCTTCCAAAGCCAGAGAAACCTGATAGACGGTTTAATAAAGAACTAATAGAAAAGCAGAGAAATTGGACTTCTCACTTTAATAAATCTCGTCCTGCCAAAACTGAAAAcgaaaaaatagaaaataaatttttagccCAAGACCGCAAATCTCCAGAAGATACTGATAGATATGTGGTTCCTTCGCGAGTGTATACTCCGCCACTTTCTCCGGGTGCGATTGATACTCACTTGGAGCGACCCACTACACTGCCTACTGCTTTAGTGAATCGAAGCGTACCTGTTGCGAAATCACCTAGTCCTGTTAAAAACGTCGCACCTGTACTACCTTCTCCTAGATCTAATAGTGCGAAATCACCCACCGTAAGAAGTTCACCATCACCCAAAGCAGAAATTCATTCCGCTGTTATACAAATTACAGAAACAAGAAGTTTGGTAACACCTGAAAAAGATGATGTGCGAGAAATAAAACCACTTCCTAGAACTGATATGTACTCTCATTCTGCTAAAGTTGTGGAGCGTGTATCGACTATAACAACGTCTACTATTGTTTCATCAAGCGAAGGAAATGTATCTCCGATtaagtttcacaaaatatTACCTTCACCCCCCATACGAATGCCAAGATCTCCACCGCCGCCAGTGCCAGATGATAAAAGTGCACATAATGACAGCATCTCGCCGGTTACTTCTTTACCTGAAGAATTTTCGCCACCATTGGAAAGTTTGGATGAAAAGATTGATAAAGAAAAAGCAGTGGATAAATCCCCTGTATCGTCTCCTAAAATAATACTTGCAGATGATGAACCT CGGGTTCAATGTAATATTGAGGAAGTCAAGGTATTTGAGAAGCGAGACTTGCGATCCCGATTTAGATGCTCCGGCGCCGCCTCCGCGCAGTTACTCGACTGA
- the LOC125048595 gene encoding uncharacterized protein LOC125048595, with product MNIILICVTVVSVFLTTKVFYAQRCEKAQACITDLTAEDCGVGLYTLTRNSHIFNCCPGCTLNAPEEEEDEDDDYLDHECRPPANCLPDGSFSPVQCKGDSFTGRCFCADKKGRRIFGQMWRSEASEMSCACSRARRNLEEEGNVVTFHCTSTGDYEPLQCNQGMCWCTEPKTGQPTVTPVPETDMTMLPCYSSSSVGEQYLRRCESIAFALSTIQKEQTEHGTHFYGNPTTFCDYDGSYGPYQIQNGIAYCTGRDGKILGSWQAIVNEMNNMNCNCARDSALHFPERGMTVAEVCQPNGNYRPDQFGNGRIYCVDSDGYSLERIDWPEVCVRASNGTA from the exons atgaatattatattaatttgtgtaACGGTTGTAAGTGTTTTTTTGACGACTAAAGTATTTTATGCTCAGAGGTGTGAAAAAGCCCAGGCGTGTATAACTGATTTGACGGCGGAAGATTGCGGTGTAGGTCTTTATACCTTAACCAGAAACAGTCACATATTTAACTGCTGTCCGGGATGTACGCTCAATGCaccagaagaagaagaagatgaGGATGACGATTATTTAG aCCACGAGTGCAGGCCACCTGCAAATTGCCTGCCCGACGGTTCATTCTCACCTGTACAATGCAAAGGCGATTCATTTACTGGCAG ATGTTTCTGCGCGGATAAAAAGGGTCGAAGAATATTTGGACAAATGTGGAGGAGCGAAGCAAGCGAGATGTCATGCg CTTGCAGCAGAGCAAGACGTAACTTAGAGGAGGAAGGAAACGTTGTGACCTTTCACTGCACATCCACTGGCGATTACGAACCTCTACAATGCAACCAAGGAATGTGCTGGTGCACTGAACCGAAAACTGGACAGCCGACAGTGACTCCTGTCCCGGAGACGGACATGACAATGTTGCCATGTT ACAGTTCATCGTCCGTCGGTGAGCAATATTTAAGACGATGCGAGAGTATCGCTTTCGCCTTATCAACCATACAGAAAGAGCAAACGGAACATGGAACTCATTTCTACGGCAATCCAACGACATTTTGTGATTATGATGGAAGTTATGGCCCTTATCAAATTCAGAATGGAAT AGCCTATTGTACCGGACGTGATGGGAAAATTTTGGGATCCTGGCAAGCCATTGTGAACGAAATGAACAACATGAATTGTA ACTGCGCTCGTGACTCTGCGTTACATTTCCCGGAGCGTGGCATGACGGTGGCTGAAGTATGTCAGCCTAATGGCAACTATCGACCAGACCAATTTGGTAATGGTCGTATCTACTGTGTAGACTCCGACGGGTACTCGCTAGAACGCATAGATTGGCCAGAAGTTTGCGTTCGAGCCAGCAACGGCACGGCATGA